The following proteins are co-located in the Dietzia timorensis genome:
- a CDS encoding MFS transporter gives MDDGGDSRTRAPGARPRRDVTAWHWAVLAISTLAASATSAFVVGVAFLIPHLHAAGVSLTAAGVLVAMPNVGVACALVAWGSLVDAKGERLALTSGAALTALAIGASMWTAAAGGTQTAGLVWLGVLFTLGGAASAAANSASGRVVVGWFPPQRRGLAMGIRQMSQPAGVAVAAMTMPWIAGGHGVSAALGVPMALAAASAVLSALVVKDPPRPDKSSSSAAVLGTSPYRVPYLWRIHATSVLLVLPQTLMQSWLLVWLVVGEGWNAVAAGTVVTVTQVLGGIGRIVVGGASDRLPHRNWLLRWVAMSAAVAFGALTAAEALGVPNSVAIAVAVIASVIAVADNGLAFTSVAEFAGPFWSGRALGVQNTMQFLAVSAATPLFAAVISGHGFVWAFALATLAGMAAIPLVPRRDERREDSAELLGAAGT, from the coding sequence ATGGATGACGGCGGAGACTCTCGCACTCGGGCCCCCGGGGCGCGCCCGCGCCGCGACGTCACGGCGTGGCACTGGGCGGTGCTTGCGATTTCCACGCTCGCCGCGAGCGCGACCAGCGCGTTCGTCGTGGGCGTGGCGTTTCTCATCCCCCACCTTCACGCCGCCGGGGTTTCGCTCACCGCGGCCGGGGTCCTCGTCGCGATGCCCAACGTCGGCGTCGCGTGCGCCCTCGTGGCCTGGGGCTCCCTCGTCGACGCGAAGGGCGAGCGCCTCGCGCTCACGTCCGGGGCCGCGCTGACCGCGCTGGCGATCGGCGCGTCGATGTGGACTGCGGCGGCAGGCGGCACCCAGACGGCGGGCCTGGTGTGGCTCGGCGTGCTGTTCACCTTGGGCGGCGCGGCCTCGGCGGCGGCGAACTCGGCGTCCGGGCGCGTCGTCGTCGGCTGGTTTCCGCCCCAGCGGCGCGGACTCGCCATGGGAATCCGCCAGATGTCCCAACCCGCAGGCGTCGCGGTCGCGGCGATGACGATGCCGTGGATCGCCGGAGGCCACGGGGTGTCCGCGGCGCTCGGCGTCCCGATGGCGCTGGCCGCCGCGTCGGCCGTGCTCAGCGCGCTCGTGGTCAAGGATCCGCCGAGGCCCGATAAGTCCTCGAGCAGCGCGGCCGTGCTCGGCACCTCGCCCTACCGCGTGCCCTACCTGTGGCGCATTCACGCAACCAGCGTTCTGCTCGTGCTTCCCCAAACCCTCATGCAGTCGTGGCTTCTCGTGTGGCTCGTCGTCGGCGAAGGCTGGAACGCGGTGGCCGCAGGTACCGTCGTCACGGTCACGCAGGTACTCGGCGGGATCGGGCGCATCGTCGTCGGCGGCGCCTCCGACAGGCTCCCCCACCGCAACTGGCTGCTGCGCTGGGTAGCGATGTCCGCGGCGGTGGCGTTCGGCGCGCTCACCGCCGCCGAGGCGCTCGGGGTGCCGAACTCGGTCGCCATTGCCGTCGCCGTGATCGCCTCGGTGATCGCCGTCGCCGACAACGGACTCGCCTTCACCTCGGTCGCCGAGTTCGCCGGCCCGTTCTGGTCGGGGCGGGCGTTGGGGGTGCAGAATACGATGCAGTTCCTGGCGGTCTCGGCGGCCACTCCCCTGTTCGCGGCGGTGATTTCCGGGCACGGATTTGTCTGGGCGTTCGCGCTCGCTACGCTCGCTGGGATGGCGGCGATCCCGTTGGTGCCGCGGCGCGACGAGCGCCGCGAGGACTCCGCGGAATTGCTGGGGGCTGCCGGGACGTAG
- a CDS encoding YqgE/AlgH family protein encodes MSERQNYLSGARDARQPCPGELLIASPGMDDPIFGRTIIYLIEHGIEGTLGVMLNKPLDANVAELLEHWGQILAPPHALFRGGPLSGDSGVALAVAQPGRPLRDDEHVHNVESRVYVVDLDADPDSLSNAVEGVRIFAGYASWAPGQLTAELARGDWIVAMGLPSDVITDKAGDLWAQVMRRQEAPLSLFSTYPTDPNLN; translated from the coding sequence ATGAGCGAGCGGCAGAACTACCTGTCCGGCGCGCGCGACGCTCGACAGCCCTGCCCCGGCGAGCTCCTCATCGCTTCTCCCGGGATGGACGATCCGATCTTCGGGCGCACCATCATCTACCTCATCGAACACGGCATCGAAGGCACGCTCGGGGTCATGCTCAACAAGCCGCTCGACGCCAATGTCGCCGAACTCCTCGAGCACTGGGGACAGATCCTCGCTCCCCCGCACGCGCTTTTCCGCGGCGGGCCGCTCAGCGGGGACTCCGGCGTAGCGCTTGCGGTGGCCCAGCCCGGCCGGCCGCTCCGCGACGACGAGCACGTCCACAACGTCGAATCACGGGTGTACGTCGTCGACCTGGATGCCGACCCCGATTCCCTGTCTAATGCGGTGGAGGGCGTGCGCATTTTCGCGGGCTACGCGAGCTGGGCACCGGGGCAGCTCACCGCGGAACTCGCGCGCGGGGATTGGATCGTCGCGATGGGCCTGCCGTCCGACGTCATCACCGATAAGGCCGGCGATCTCTGGGCGCAGGTGATGCGCCGGCAAGAGGCGCCACTGAGCCTGTTCTCGACCTACCCCACAGATCCGAATCTCAACTAA
- a CDS encoding DUF2339 domain-containing protein: MTTTREDSPKLGSNVPDLGKDIRQLAATFGQSQEILSRIATRVDALGAPSAAERKPTALADKATARPAAPAPAKSTPPAARPAPRNPSPDKPEAAGQPQTNSRHADRTTSPFQTAHNRVRQANTGPAFRSAQHPLPPVDKRVAEPKPEPWWTKEGAVTRVLGIVGGVLTAIGMAFFLAIVFNLVGPFGQLGIAVLVGAVLGITGWVLQRRHEHKRDLTSPRPQGHLFARPSTHIGALALLGTSIAVFMLIPVAASAVYELLPQAIGLFVVFLVAAGGLGLARKLTSAVIAGIGACGAMVSMVIVGHSLLTLAAVAVMFLVSGLATTHLGIVLRVVRTVAYLGTVTAIFVLIWFDVTDGEELDFGLGPAGYIAVLTAVAASAMIIGARDIEHDRSYELITGACALAPTIPVALFFFDLEVNPNPFFLLVLSAVYIPAGIFLQLRSSRLQSTTVTYGRVTMSLGAMALNIGLLWTARELDWPAGISCITVSVSAASAFAWHRHNRTMHSLAQACIIGTIPLVWTIPLILNPDLWMLPDEPSDVPGLPLAQLSVTTAMLLFALHVLARTLPALFSTRPATSTPNWAWALLSLAWIASTILYAGLYLTAGSGSDVYFYLGHLVVTVGCFALAIVLLSTKKALPGARAVGALVFLASLAKLFLVDLATMSALVRILVFCLVGGMLLVAATRLSNRAESRPAPGGTGTSETDGPRQHAQSGAQGPGAQGAPTHGTPAHGTDPNGSHSHGPATGRTGPQGPSR; this comes from the coding sequence ATGACCACTACACGCGAAGATTCCCCGAAGCTAGGCTCGAACGTGCCGGATCTCGGCAAGGACATTCGCCAGCTGGCGGCGACCTTCGGGCAGTCCCAAGAGATCCTGAGCCGAATCGCCACGCGCGTCGACGCGCTCGGCGCGCCCTCCGCAGCGGAGAGGAAGCCCACCGCCTTGGCCGACAAGGCGACGGCCCGCCCAGCTGCTCCAGCGCCGGCGAAGAGCACGCCTCCGGCGGCAAGGCCGGCACCGCGGAACCCGTCGCCGGACAAGCCGGAAGCCGCCGGTCAGCCACAGACCAACTCCCGGCACGCCGACAGGACGACGTCGCCCTTCCAAACCGCTCACAATCGGGTGCGACAGGCGAATACGGGCCCGGCGTTCCGGAGTGCCCAGCATCCGCTGCCACCTGTTGATAAGCGGGTCGCCGAGCCCAAGCCTGAGCCATGGTGGACGAAGGAGGGCGCGGTCACCCGCGTGCTCGGAATCGTCGGCGGAGTCCTCACCGCCATCGGTATGGCGTTTTTCCTCGCCATCGTGTTCAATCTCGTCGGCCCGTTCGGGCAGCTCGGGATCGCCGTCCTCGTCGGAGCGGTCCTCGGCATCACCGGCTGGGTGTTGCAACGGCGCCACGAGCACAAGCGGGATCTGACCTCGCCTCGGCCGCAGGGTCACCTATTCGCCAGGCCATCGACACACATCGGCGCGCTGGCACTTCTCGGCACGTCGATCGCGGTATTCATGCTCATCCCGGTGGCCGCCTCGGCCGTATACGAGCTCCTCCCTCAGGCAATCGGCCTGTTCGTCGTGTTTCTCGTCGCCGCAGGTGGCCTAGGTCTCGCGCGGAAACTCACCTCCGCTGTCATTGCCGGAATCGGCGCATGTGGCGCGATGGTCTCGATGGTGATCGTCGGGCACTCCCTACTCACGCTCGCGGCCGTCGCCGTGATGTTCCTCGTGTCCGGTCTGGCCACCACGCACCTGGGTATCGTGCTTCGCGTCGTCCGCACCGTCGCCTATCTCGGTACGGTGACCGCGATCTTCGTACTGATATGGTTCGATGTCACCGATGGCGAGGAGCTCGATTTCGGTCTCGGCCCGGCGGGCTACATCGCCGTCCTCACCGCAGTCGCGGCAAGCGCCATGATCATCGGCGCCCGCGACATCGAACACGACCGCTCGTACGAACTCATCACCGGCGCGTGCGCACTGGCGCCGACGATCCCGGTCGCGCTCTTCTTTTTCGACCTCGAGGTCAACCCGAACCCGTTCTTCTTGCTGGTCCTGTCGGCTGTCTACATTCCCGCCGGAATCTTCCTCCAACTCCGCTCCTCGCGGCTGCAGTCCACAACCGTGACGTACGGCCGAGTGACGATGAGCCTCGGGGCGATGGCCCTCAATATCGGCCTGCTCTGGACGGCACGCGAACTCGACTGGCCGGCCGGGATCTCCTGCATCACTGTGTCGGTGTCCGCGGCGAGCGCGTTCGCCTGGCACCGGCACAACCGAACGATGCATAGCCTCGCCCAGGCGTGCATCATTGGCACCATCCCACTGGTCTGGACGATCCCCTTGATCCTCAACCCGGACTTGTGGATGCTCCCCGATGAGCCTTCCGACGTCCCCGGTCTGCCGCTGGCGCAGCTCTCGGTGACCACCGCGATGCTCCTCTTCGCGCTCCACGTACTCGCTCGAACCCTGCCGGCACTCTTCTCCACGCGCCCGGCGACCTCGACGCCGAACTGGGCGTGGGCGCTCCTTTCCCTCGCCTGGATCGCCTCGACGATCCTGTATGCAGGGCTCTACCTCACGGCAGGTTCGGGCAGCGATGTGTACTTCTACCTCGGACACCTGGTCGTCACCGTAGGATGCTTCGCCCTCGCCATCGTCTTGTTGTCGACGAAGAAGGCACTGCCCGGCGCCCGGGCCGTGGGTGCGCTCGTGTTCCTCGCCTCCCTGGCAAAGCTCTTCCTCGTCGACCTGGCGACGATGAGCGCGCTCGTGAGAATCCTGGTGTTCTGCCTGGTGGGCGGCATGCTGCTCGTGGCGGCGACGCGGCTTTCGAACCGTGCGGAGTCCAGGCCGGCGCCCGGCGGGACGGGGACATCAGAGACCGACGGACCCCGACAGCACGCCCAGTCCGGCGCCCAAGGACCCGGCGCCCAGGGAGCCCCCACCCACGGAACCCCCGCCCACGGAACCGACCCCAACGGATCCCACTCCCACGGACCCGCCACCGGCCGAACCGGCCCCCAGGGACCCAGCCGCTAG
- a CDS encoding MFS transporter, translating to MTTPHTLPTSVGGDRDVWQSPRHRRAVYAILAIVGGAILFDGYDLVIYGAVLPTLIADEGAIGALSPAVAGSLGSYTMVGVMIGALSAGAVGDRLGRRKVMLTAIAWFSVGMGLTALAGSITAFGVLRFVTGLGVGMIVATGGAIIAEFAPQNRRNLFNAIVYSGVPAGGVLASVLAVALEDAIGWRGLFAIGALPVVILLPLAFYALPESPRWLVARGRLADAERLCAAHDFPAEQFLAVDAATPAETTGATADDKNKALRRTGFAALFSRAYLPGTILIGTMSFIGLLSTYGLNTWLPQIMQENGTSADNSLYSLFALNGGAVVGGLVASWVADRVGANKIITTTFLIAALCLFLLPNSMPVWLVYLLIGFAGIGVLGTQVLTYGLTSNYFGTSARAAGVAWCAGFGRLGGIFGPLIGGLLIGANFGAGAAFFVFATVAVIGAVCTALIPRSPADAEIRVRPAGEPVEDERVREAATN from the coding sequence GTGACTACGCCGCACACCCTGCCCACATCCGTCGGTGGTGACCGCGATGTCTGGCAATCGCCGCGCCACCGCCGCGCCGTCTACGCGATCCTCGCGATCGTCGGCGGCGCCATCTTGTTCGACGGCTACGACCTCGTCATCTACGGCGCAGTCCTGCCGACCCTCATCGCGGACGAGGGCGCAATCGGAGCGCTCAGTCCGGCCGTGGCGGGCTCCCTCGGTTCGTACACGATGGTCGGGGTGATGATCGGCGCGCTTTCGGCCGGTGCCGTCGGCGACCGCCTCGGCCGGCGCAAGGTGATGCTCACCGCCATCGCCTGGTTCTCCGTCGGGATGGGACTCACCGCGTTGGCTGGCTCGATCACCGCGTTCGGTGTGCTGCGCTTCGTCACCGGCCTCGGTGTCGGCATGATCGTCGCGACCGGCGGCGCGATCATCGCCGAATTCGCCCCGCAGAACCGGCGCAACCTGTTCAACGCCATCGTCTACTCCGGCGTCCCGGCCGGTGGCGTGCTCGCCTCCGTCCTCGCGGTCGCCCTCGAGGACGCGATCGGCTGGCGCGGGCTGTTCGCCATCGGCGCGCTGCCCGTGGTGATCCTGCTACCGCTCGCCTTCTACGCGCTCCCGGAATCCCCCCGTTGGCTCGTAGCCCGCGGACGCCTCGCCGACGCCGAGCGCCTGTGCGCCGCACACGATTTCCCGGCCGAACAATTCCTCGCCGTCGACGCGGCGACTCCCGCCGAAACTACCGGCGCCACCGCCGATGACAAGAACAAGGCGCTGAGGCGCACCGGCTTCGCCGCGCTCTTCTCTCGTGCCTACCTGCCCGGCACGATCCTCATCGGCACCATGAGCTTCATCGGGCTGTTGTCGACCTACGGTCTCAACACGTGGCTCCCGCAGATCATGCAGGAAAACGGCACCAGCGCCGATAACTCGCTGTACTCGCTTTTCGCGCTCAATGGCGGCGCGGTAGTCGGGGGCCTCGTCGCCTCCTGGGTCGCCGATAGGGTTGGCGCGAATAAGATCATCACCACGACGTTCCTGATCGCCGCCCTGTGTCTGTTCCTCCTGCCGAACTCGATGCCGGTATGGCTCGTTTACCTGCTCATCGGCTTCGCCGGCATCGGCGTGCTCGGCACCCAGGTACTCACCTACGGTCTGACGTCGAACTACTTCGGCACCTCTGCCCGCGCCGCCGGCGTGGCGTGGTGTGCGGGCTTCGGCCGGCTCGGTGGCATCTTCGGCCCGCTCATCGGCGGGCTCCTCATCGGGGCCAACTTCGGTGCCGGCGCAGCCTTCTTCGTGTTCGCGACCGTCGCGGTGATCGGCGCCGTGTGCACGGCCCTGATCCCCCGCTCCCCCGCGGACGCCGAGATTCGGGTTCGGCCGGCCGGCGAACCGGTGGAGGACGAGCGGGTGCGCGAGGCGGCCACGAACTAG
- a CDS encoding glycosyltransferase 87 family protein yields MTSPARRAQLSGAVAALVSRRSWGIVWLIALAVSAAIHVLGFPGLQDHPPYRIDFDVYRTGGQVVLDGGDIFAILPALAQGDHLPFTYPPIAALIFTLFTFVPLGVGSTLMTLASIAGLGYCLVLVARFTWNISARTAIGLTLPLLALGLWIGPVRETLLFGQINILLMVGILAGLLAGTAPWRPSGRTDGGGNPARASLWGPLLVGLVSAVKLTPLVFGLYYLARRDFRGAAAMTAGFAASTGIGFAVLPGASVEYWTTTLLSSERIGAPSFATNQGFNGLLQRLVGEGTTASAIWVALSIASIAVIGILAWALSRAGRPADAALAVALVSLFASPVTWGHHWVWIVPFAIVVLRIALPRLTSDAAPLPAPLVRYARILAVAGALIFYATPYWLVPHNDGAEQNWSVLDHIVGNAFVLWALAYLVLLAWWARVPQSAEPAGKVSPANG; encoded by the coding sequence GTGACCTCCCCGGCGCGGCGTGCGCAGCTCTCCGGCGCCGTCGCCGCGCTCGTCTCCCGGCGGTCGTGGGGGATCGTCTGGCTCATCGCGCTCGCGGTGAGCGCCGCCATCCACGTCCTCGGGTTCCCGGGACTGCAGGACCATCCGCCCTACCGCATCGATTTCGACGTCTACCGCACCGGCGGGCAAGTCGTTCTCGACGGCGGCGACATCTTCGCGATCCTCCCGGCACTGGCGCAGGGCGACCACCTGCCGTTTACGTATCCGCCGATAGCGGCGCTGATATTCACGCTGTTCACGTTCGTCCCGCTCGGCGTCGGCTCGACGCTGATGACCCTCGCATCGATCGCCGGCCTCGGCTATTGCCTCGTCCTCGTTGCGCGTTTCACGTGGAACATCTCTGCCCGCACGGCGATCGGACTCACGCTTCCCCTACTCGCGCTCGGTTTGTGGATCGGGCCGGTACGCGAGACGCTGCTGTTCGGGCAGATCAACATCCTGCTCATGGTGGGTATCCTCGCAGGGCTGCTCGCCGGAACGGCGCCGTGGCGTCCGAGCGGCCGAACCGATGGCGGCGGCAATCCCGCGCGCGCCTCGCTGTGGGGCCCGCTGCTCGTCGGTCTCGTGTCGGCGGTCAAGCTCACCCCGCTCGTGTTCGGGCTGTACTACCTCGCGCGGCGCGACTTCCGCGGAGCCGCGGCAATGACCGCCGGATTCGCCGCGAGTACCGGTATCGGCTTCGCCGTGCTGCCAGGCGCCTCGGTCGAATACTGGACGACGACGCTGCTGTCCTCCGAGCGAATCGGCGCCCCCTCCTTCGCCACGAACCAGGGCTTCAACGGCCTGCTGCAGCGGCTCGTCGGCGAGGGAACCACGGCCTCCGCGATCTGGGTCGCCCTGTCGATCGCGTCGATCGCCGTCATCGGAATCCTTGCCTGGGCCCTGAGTCGAGCGGGCCGCCCCGCGGACGCGGCGCTCGCGGTGGCGCTGGTGTCGCTGTTCGCCTCGCCTGTCACGTGGGGGCACCACTGGGTGTGGATCGTGCCGTTCGCGATCGTCGTCCTGCGCATCGCATTGCCGCGTCTGACGTCGGACGCCGCTCCCCTTCCGGCCCCGCTCGTGCGCTACGCGCGCATCCTCGCGGTCGCGGGCGCGCTGATCTTCTACGCCACCCCGTACTGGCTCGTGCCGCACAACGACGGGGCCGAGCAGAACTGGAGCGTGCTCGACCACATCGTCGGAAACGCGTTCGTCCTGTGGGCGCTGGCCTACCTCGTGCTGCTCGCGTGGTGGGCGCGGGTACCCCAATCCGCGGAACCGGCCGGAAAAGTTTCGCCCGCGAACGGATGA